One part of the Corynebacterium sp. CNCTC7651 genome encodes these proteins:
- a CDS encoding penicillin-binding transpeptidase domain-containing protein: MPLRRLVALFTSVLLAAVGLVACTPRPNDAEPTAAKLLAALESRDASVLASLVDDPSAAESSLSASWEGLQAETLSAELKDVSQTDNIATATYEMTWELPRDRTFTYDAHMTLTQTAEEWTVRWQPAIIHPKLGAHQHLELRSIAARPASVISSDGVELLRPGVAYRVLVDTAGMQSAPDTAHRIATALDAARDVDGAVPRVDAADLTASLEEARGTYAVALVPSAARHVLEQNLAGVPGVRLNEEAAMVNVDPGFAPDIMARIGQLVGDDLEGNPGWSVSVVNENGAEYEQVERADPAPAPAVEVSLDHQVQLAAEQALEPVAGQQAMIVAIRPSTGGVLAIAQTPAADREGNLATMGQYPPGSTFKIITSAAGLERKGLTPESVVPCPGTMNIYGRVVTNYAGFSLGSVPLRTAFARSCNTTFADISTQLAPGELADVGRQFGLGVDFTIPGLDTFTGSIPVGETPLDRTEAGYGQGYDLASPFGMALVSATAAHGSMPTPYLVAGETTEVSGEAEALKPEVIDQLRDLMAAVTAPGGTAGGFSASGDIRGKTGEAEIFGGSHSWFTGYRVEDDIAFATLVVLGGGSQAAVSLTNSMLSNLDQARGM; the protein is encoded by the coding sequence ATGCCCCTGCGTCGCCTTGTCGCCCTGTTCACCAGCGTGCTGCTGGCTGCGGTTGGGCTGGTCGCCTGCACGCCCCGCCCGAACGACGCAGAACCCACCGCCGCGAAACTCCTCGCCGCACTTGAGTCCCGCGATGCCTCTGTGCTTGCATCGCTTGTCGACGATCCCTCCGCCGCCGAATCCTCCCTTTCCGCCAGCTGGGAAGGTTTACAGGCTGAGACACTTTCAGCCGAGCTGAAGGACGTGAGCCAGACCGACAACATCGCCACGGCCACGTATGAGATGACGTGGGAATTGCCGCGGGACCGCACCTTCACATACGACGCGCACATGACGCTGACCCAAACTGCGGAGGAATGGACGGTGCGGTGGCAGCCGGCCATCATCCACCCCAAGCTCGGCGCCCACCAGCACCTGGAGCTTCGCTCTATCGCTGCCCGCCCAGCAAGCGTCATCTCCTCCGATGGCGTTGAGCTTCTGCGGCCAGGCGTGGCCTACCGCGTGCTGGTGGATACCGCGGGCATGCAATCCGCCCCGGACACGGCGCACCGGATCGCCACCGCGCTCGACGCAGCTCGCGACGTCGATGGGGCAGTGCCGCGTGTGGACGCCGCCGACCTCACCGCGAGCCTCGAAGAAGCACGCGGGACGTATGCAGTGGCGCTGGTACCGAGCGCTGCCAGGCACGTGCTCGAACAGAACCTTGCCGGCGTGCCCGGGGTGCGGTTGAACGAGGAAGCCGCGATGGTGAACGTGGATCCCGGCTTTGCGCCGGACATCATGGCGCGCATCGGACAGTTGGTGGGGGATGACTTAGAGGGCAATCCCGGCTGGAGCGTCAGCGTGGTCAACGAGAACGGCGCGGAATATGAGCAGGTGGAGCGCGCAGACCCCGCGCCGGCACCAGCGGTCGAGGTGAGCCTGGACCACCAAGTGCAGCTTGCGGCGGAGCAGGCGCTAGAGCCGGTGGCGGGCCAGCAGGCCATGATCGTGGCAATCCGGCCGTCCACGGGAGGGGTGCTAGCGATCGCACAGACCCCGGCGGCGGACCGGGAGGGCAACTTGGCCACCATGGGGCAGTACCCGCCGGGCTCCACGTTCAAGATCATCACCTCCGCCGCGGGGTTGGAGCGCAAGGGGCTGACCCCGGAAAGCGTCGTGCCGTGCCCGGGCACCATGAATATCTACGGACGTGTGGTGACCAACTACGCAGGCTTCAGCCTCGGCAGCGTGCCCCTGCGCACCGCGTTCGCGCGCTCGTGCAACACCACGTTCGCGGATATCTCCACGCAACTCGCCCCCGGCGAACTCGCGGACGTGGGCAGGCAGTTCGGGTTGGGCGTGGACTTCACGATCCCGGGCCTGGATACGTTCACCGGGTCGATCCCGGTGGGGGAGACTCCGCTGGACCGCACAGAGGCCGGTTACGGCCAGGGCTACGATTTGGCGAGTCCTTTCGGTATGGCGCTGGTCTCTGCCACCGCGGCGCATGGTTCGATGCCTACGCCGTACCTCGTTGCCGGGGAGACGACGGAGGTTTCCGGCGAGGCGGAAGCGCTGAAACCTGAAGTGATTGACCAACTCCGCGACCTCATGGCCGCTGTCACCGCGCCGGGCGGCACGGCGGGCGGTTTCAGTGCATCGGGCGATATTCGCGGCAAGACTGGCGAGGCCGAGATCTTCGGCGGCTCCCATTCCTGGTTCACCGGGTACCGGGTGGAGGACGACATCGCTTTCGCCACCCTGGTGGTGCTGGGCGGCGGCTCCCAGGCCGCGGTGAGCCTGACCAACTCGATGCTGAGCAACCTTGACCAAGC
- the ispG gene encoding flavodoxin-dependent (E)-4-hydroxy-3-methylbut-2-enyl-diphosphate synthase: MSLPIGLGIPEGPPPVLAPRRKTRQLMVGGVGVGSDYPITVQSMTTTKTHDINATLQQIAQLATAGCDIVRVACPKTVDAEALPAIAAKSPIPVIADIHFQPKYIFAAIDAGCAAVRVNPGNIKEFDGRVKEVAKAAGDAGIPIRIGVNGGSLDKRLLEKYGKATPEALVESAIYEAGLFEEYGYGDIAISVKHSDPVLMVEAYRQLAAKTDYPLHLGVTEAGPKFMGTIKSSVAFGALLAEGIGDTIRVSLSADPVEEIKVGDQILQSLNLRPRKLEIVSCPSCGRAQVDVYKLAEEVTAGLEGMEFPLRVAVMGCVVNGPGEARDADLGVASGNGKGQIFVKGEVVETVPESKIVETLIAHALRIAEEEGLEEIAGAKAEVKVTR; the protein is encoded by the coding sequence ATGAGTCTGCCCATCGGTCTAGGTATTCCTGAAGGTCCGCCACCGGTTCTGGCGCCGCGGCGCAAAACCCGCCAGCTGATGGTTGGTGGTGTGGGCGTGGGGTCGGATTACCCGATCACGGTCCAGTCCATGACCACCACGAAGACGCACGACATTAACGCCACCCTGCAGCAGATTGCGCAACTCGCAACCGCAGGCTGCGACATCGTCCGCGTGGCGTGCCCGAAGACCGTCGATGCGGAAGCGCTGCCGGCAATTGCCGCGAAGTCCCCCATCCCGGTGATCGCGGACATCCACTTCCAGCCGAAGTACATCTTCGCCGCGATTGATGCGGGTTGCGCCGCGGTACGTGTGAACCCGGGCAACATCAAGGAGTTTGACGGGCGTGTGAAGGAAGTTGCAAAGGCGGCGGGCGATGCCGGCATCCCGATCCGCATCGGCGTCAACGGCGGCTCCCTGGATAAGCGCTTGCTGGAGAAGTACGGCAAGGCCACGCCTGAGGCGCTGGTGGAGTCCGCTATCTACGAGGCTGGGTTGTTCGAGGAGTACGGTTACGGCGACATTGCTATTTCCGTGAAGCACTCCGACCCTGTGCTGATGGTGGAGGCGTACCGCCAGCTCGCCGCGAAGACCGATTACCCGCTGCACCTCGGTGTGACGGAGGCCGGTCCGAAGTTCATGGGCACCATCAAGTCCTCCGTCGCGTTCGGCGCACTGCTGGCTGAAGGTATCGGCGACACCATCCGCGTGTCCCTCTCCGCCGACCCGGTGGAGGAGATCAAGGTGGGCGACCAGATCCTGCAGTCGCTCAACCTGCGCCCACGCAAGCTGGAGATTGTGTCCTGCCCGTCCTGCGGTCGCGCCCAGGTGGACGTGTACAAGCTGGCGGAGGAAGTCACCGCTGGTCTGGAGGGCATGGAGTTCCCGCTGCGCGTCGCCGTCATGGGCTGCGTGGTCAACGGCCCGGGCGAGGCACGGGATGCAGACCTCGGCGTGGCCTCCGGCAACGGCAAGGGCCAGATTTTCGTCAAGGGCGAGGTCGTGGAGACGGTTCCGGAGTCCAAGATCGTGGAAACCCTGATTGCGCACGCGCTGCGCATCGCTGAGGAGGAGGGCCTCGAGGAGATCGCCGGCGCCAAGGCAGAGGTCAAGGTCACCCGCTAG
- a CDS encoding RIP metalloprotease, translating to MGAIGILLFALGIAASIALHEAGHMFTARAFGMRVRRYFIGFGPTVWSTTRGHTEYGIAALPFGGFCEIAGMTAQDQLTAEEAPHAMVNKPAWQRIAVMAGGIVMNLLIGVVLIYFVAISSGIPNPDADRTPRVGELTCTSDQVDAETLAPCTGEGPAEAAGFQEGDAVMAMDGQAVESFVEVRQYVLARPGEDVRFDIVRGDQPMTLTVHVDEVTRLNPQTGEAFTAGAIGMASAPIKDGVKQFGPVEAVPATLKFSGEMLGATVDGLIAFPGKVPGVVASIFGAERDIEGPVSVIGASRAGGELVERSLWPLFWMMLASLNFFLALFNLVPLPPLDGGHIAVIIYEKVRDFFRRLRGLPPGAPVNYEKLMPLTYAMAAALLLIGLFVMVADVINPVRIFG from the coding sequence TTGGGGGCAATCGGAATCCTGCTCTTCGCACTCGGCATCGCAGCATCAATCGCGTTGCACGAGGCGGGGCACATGTTCACTGCGCGTGCGTTTGGCATGCGGGTGCGCCGTTACTTTATTGGCTTCGGCCCCACAGTGTGGTCTACCACCCGCGGCCACACCGAGTACGGCATCGCGGCGCTGCCCTTCGGCGGCTTTTGCGAAATTGCGGGCATGACCGCCCAGGACCAGCTCACCGCGGAAGAAGCGCCGCATGCGATGGTGAATAAGCCGGCGTGGCAGCGTATCGCTGTCATGGCCGGCGGCATTGTGATGAACCTGCTGATCGGCGTGGTGCTGATTTACTTTGTGGCAATAAGCTCCGGCATTCCGAACCCGGACGCGGACCGAACGCCGCGGGTGGGTGAGCTGACCTGCACCTCGGACCAGGTGGACGCGGAAACGCTCGCGCCCTGCACCGGGGAAGGGCCGGCGGAAGCGGCGGGGTTCCAGGAAGGCGACGCTGTGATGGCGATGGACGGCCAGGCAGTCGAATCCTTCGTCGAGGTCCGCCAGTATGTGCTTGCGCGCCCCGGTGAAGACGTACGCTTCGACATTGTGCGCGGGGACCAGCCCATGACGCTGACCGTGCACGTGGACGAGGTGACGCGCCTCAACCCCCAAACCGGTGAAGCGTTCACCGCCGGCGCAATCGGCATGGCCAGCGCGCCGATCAAGGACGGGGTGAAGCAGTTCGGGCCCGTCGAGGCCGTGCCCGCGACGTTGAAGTTCAGCGGCGAAATGCTCGGCGCCACGGTGGACGGGCTCATCGCGTTTCCGGGGAAGGTCCCCGGCGTGGTGGCATCCATTTTCGGTGCGGAGCGCGATATCGAGGGGCCAGTGAGCGTGATCGGCGCGTCCCGCGCCGGCGGTGAGCTGGTGGAGCGCAGCCTCTGGCCGCTGTTCTGGATGATGCTGGCCAGCTTGAACTTCTTCCTTGCCCTGTTCAACCTCGTGCCGCTGCCGCCTTTGGATGGCGGGCACATCGCCGTCATCATCTACGAGAAGGTGCGCGACTTCTTCCGGCGGCTGCGGGGCCTGCCGCCGGGGGCTCCGGTGAATTACGAAAAGCTCATGCCCCTGACATACGCCATGGCGGCCGCGTTGCTGCTTATCGGCCTATTTGTCATGGTGGCGGACGTGATCAACCCAGTCAGGATATTCGGCTAG
- the dxr gene encoding 1-deoxy-D-xylulose-5-phosphate reductoisomerase: MKKILILGSTGSIGTQAAEVIRANRDAFEVVGIAAAGSDPAAVVAQAREFGLQSGQVAVQRDGAAAEISAALGGDVIAGQDAARRLVEAEQADVVLNALVGAAGLSSTLAALDTGAVLALANKESLVAGGRLVLDRAGDGQLVPVDSEHSAMAQCLRAGRASEVSRFVLTASGGPFRGWSRERMMDVTPEQAVTHPTWSMGTMNTINSATMVNKGLELIEASLLFGIDPDIIDVTVHPQSVVHSMVTFVDGASIAQASPPSMKMPIAHALAWPGRVAGAQPALDFSKAIEWTFEPLDTAAFPAVELARAAAKQGDPYPAVYNAANEVAVDAFFAGRIRFPEIVDVVAAVLDGAGAYADAPSGVEDVLAVDSRAREEAAAAVERIGG; this comes from the coding sequence GTGAAGAAGATCCTCATTTTGGGTTCCACCGGATCAATTGGCACGCAAGCTGCTGAGGTAATCCGCGCCAACCGCGACGCGTTCGAGGTGGTGGGTATCGCTGCTGCCGGCAGTGATCCGGCCGCCGTCGTGGCGCAGGCGCGGGAGTTCGGCCTTCAATCCGGCCAAGTTGCTGTGCAGCGCGACGGCGCCGCGGCGGAGATCAGCGCGGCGCTGGGCGGAGACGTGATTGCGGGACAGGATGCCGCGCGGCGACTCGTCGAAGCAGAGCAGGCGGACGTGGTACTCAACGCCCTCGTGGGCGCGGCCGGTCTGAGCTCCACCCTCGCGGCGCTGGACACAGGGGCAGTACTCGCGCTGGCGAACAAGGAATCCTTGGTGGCCGGTGGGCGTCTGGTGCTCGACCGCGCAGGGGACGGGCAGCTCGTACCGGTGGATTCAGAGCACTCCGCGATGGCGCAGTGCCTGCGCGCAGGCCGCGCAAGCGAGGTTTCCCGCTTCGTGCTCACTGCATCCGGCGGGCCATTCCGCGGGTGGAGCCGCGAACGCATGATGGATGTGACGCCTGAGCAGGCGGTGACGCACCCGACGTGGTCAATGGGCACGATGAACACCATCAACTCCGCCACCATGGTGAACAAGGGCCTCGAGCTCATCGAGGCCTCGCTGCTGTTCGGCATCGATCCGGACATCATCGACGTGACCGTGCACCCGCAGTCTGTGGTCCACTCCATGGTCACCTTTGTGGACGGCGCTTCCATCGCGCAGGCCTCCCCGCCGTCGATGAAGATGCCGATCGCGCACGCGCTGGCGTGGCCGGGCCGAGTAGCCGGCGCGCAGCCTGCTCTGGACTTCTCCAAGGCAATTGAGTGGACGTTCGAGCCGCTGGATACCGCCGCGTTCCCCGCTGTGGAACTTGCTCGCGCGGCGGCCAAGCAGGGGGACCCGTATCCCGCGGTGTACAACGCGGCGAACGAGGTCGCTGTGGATGCGTTTTTTGCAGGCCGTATCCGTTTCCCCGAAATTGTGGATGTCGTCGCTGCGGTGCTCGATGGCGCAGGTGCTTACGCAGACGCGCCCAGCGGGGTCGAGGACGTGCTTGCTGTGGATTCGCGGGCGCGCGAAGAGGCGGCCGCCGCAGTCGAGCGGATCGGCGGATAA
- a CDS encoding DUF2631 domain-containing protein yields MAVAHHAKKQEPQVYNGVSEADVPSARFGWSELSRGTIQIAGWISVLFLVAFNFGNHQGHVETIWLITLAVLIALGLIIHATEPKLSQVRTVTAHNKPQGHREPDWAYDQKTLSGAYEHLDERQLRALNIDPARITHLRPQQQAVAAPVQTTERVEVVKVAPRAKHSR; encoded by the coding sequence ATGGCTGTGGCCCACCACGCTAAGAAGCAGGAACCGCAGGTCTACAACGGCGTTTCTGAGGCGGACGTGCCGTCGGCACGCTTTGGCTGGAGCGAGCTGAGCCGCGGGACCATCCAGATCGCCGGCTGGATCTCCGTGCTGTTCCTCGTCGCTTTCAACTTCGGTAACCACCAGGGCCACGTGGAGACGATCTGGCTGATTACCCTCGCAGTACTGATCGCCCTCGGCCTGATCATCCACGCGACCGAGCCGAAGCTCTCCCAGGTCCGCACCGTCACTGCGCACAACAAGCCGCAGGGCCACCGCGAACCGGACTGGGCATACGACCAGAAGACGCTGTCCGGTGCTTACGAGCACCTGGATGAGCGCCAGCTGCGCGCCCTGAACATCGACCCGGCCCGCATCACCCACCTGCGCCCGCAGCAGCAGGCTGTCGCCGCTCCGGTGCAGACCACCGAGCGCGTCGAGGTTGTGAAGGTAGCTCCGCGCGCGAAGCACTCCCGCTAA
- the rlmN gene encoding 23S rRNA (adenine(2503)-C(2))-methyltransferase RlmN: protein MTETGNVPQIQLLAPKRGMPPKHFADLDKAERIEALKELGLPKFRADQIARHYYGKFEADPLTMTDLPEQQRQVVKDALFPTLLTPVRKVETDNGDTTKTLWRLHDGILLESVLMRYPDRATLCISSQAGCGMACPFCATGQGGLDRNLSTAEIVDQVREAAAMMQAEGSRLSNIVFMGMGEPLANYNRVVSAVRQITQPSPDGFGISQRNVTVSTVGLAPQIRRLADEGLSCTLAVSLHTPDDELRDELVPMNNRYEVAEVLDAARYYADQSGRRVSIEYALIRDINDQDFRADMLGKKLHAALGSKVHVNLIPLNPTPGSKWDASPKARQDEFVRRVIAQGVTCTVRDTKGQEIAAACGQLAADEKAG from the coding sequence ATGACTGAGACCGGCAATGTTCCCCAGATCCAGCTGCTTGCGCCGAAGCGCGGCATGCCGCCGAAGCACTTCGCCGACCTTGACAAGGCCGAGCGCATCGAAGCGCTGAAAGAGCTCGGTTTGCCGAAGTTCCGCGCCGACCAGATCGCACGCCACTACTACGGCAAGTTCGAGGCAGATCCGCTCACCATGACGGACCTGCCCGAGCAGCAGCGCCAGGTGGTGAAGGACGCGCTGTTTCCTACCCTGCTGACCCCGGTGCGCAAGGTGGAAACGGATAACGGGGACACAACAAAGACATTGTGGCGCCTCCACGACGGCATCCTGCTGGAGTCTGTGCTCATGCGCTACCCGGACCGCGCCACGCTCTGCATCTCCTCCCAAGCTGGCTGCGGCATGGCTTGCCCGTTCTGCGCAACCGGCCAGGGCGGGCTGGACCGCAACTTGTCTACCGCGGAGATTGTGGACCAGGTGCGCGAGGCCGCGGCGATGATGCAGGCGGAGGGCTCCCGCTTGTCCAACATCGTATTCATGGGCATGGGCGAGCCGTTGGCCAACTACAACCGCGTGGTTTCCGCGGTGCGCCAGATCACCCAGCCTTCGCCGGACGGTTTCGGCATCTCTCAGCGCAACGTCACGGTTTCTACTGTGGGGCTCGCCCCGCAGATTCGCAGGCTTGCGGACGAGGGCTTGTCTTGCACGCTCGCCGTTTCCCTGCACACGCCTGACGACGAGCTGCGGGACGAGCTGGTGCCCATGAATAACCGCTACGAGGTTGCGGAGGTGCTGGACGCTGCGCGCTACTACGCCGATCAGTCCGGGCGCCGCGTGTCCATCGAGTATGCGCTGATCCGGGACATCAACGACCAGGATTTCCGCGCGGACATGCTAGGCAAGAAGCTCCACGCGGCTCTTGGTTCCAAGGTGCACGTGAACTTGATTCCGCTGAACCCAACCCCGGGTTCGAAATGGGATGCTTCGCCGAAGGCGCGCCAGGATGAGTTTGTGCGCCGCGTCATCGCCCAGGGCGTGACCTGCACGGTGCGCGATACCAAGGGGCAGGAAATTGCGGCCGCGTGCGGGCAGCTGGCGGCGGACGAAAAGGCTGGGTAG
- a CDS encoding phosphatidate cytidylyltransferase, with protein sequence MKAPKPKNKAGRDLPAAITTGVVLGALVIGAVFVGPKAWYPLVAVAVALAMWEVLTRLREAGYQQPRTLLIILGQIMLWASSIYASGGLVGAYAITVLFLMFWRLFHNGRGAKPENYLRDTAVGIFVLTWIPLFGSFAAMISLIDEGGIPGSHFILAFMLCVVASDVGGYVAGVMFGSHPMAPAVSPNKSWEGFAGSIVFGVITGMLVVHFLIQGPWWMGIVMGIALVVCATMGDLVESQFKRELGIKDMSNLLPGHGGLMDRLDGMLPAAAATYALLNAAVLMNPF encoded by the coding sequence CTGAAGGCGCCGAAGCCGAAGAACAAGGCGGGGCGCGACCTGCCGGCGGCGATTACAACTGGTGTGGTGCTGGGCGCGCTGGTGATCGGCGCTGTGTTCGTCGGGCCGAAGGCGTGGTACCCGCTGGTCGCCGTCGCTGTGGCGCTGGCGATGTGGGAGGTGCTGACGCGCCTGCGCGAGGCTGGCTACCAGCAGCCCCGGACGCTGTTGATCATCCTGGGGCAGATCATGCTGTGGGCGTCCTCGATCTACGCGTCCGGCGGTCTTGTCGGCGCGTACGCCATCACGGTGCTGTTCCTCATGTTCTGGCGCCTGTTCCACAATGGCCGCGGCGCCAAACCGGAGAATTACCTGCGTGATACCGCGGTGGGCATCTTCGTGCTCACGTGGATTCCGCTCTTCGGTTCATTCGCGGCGATGATCTCGCTGATTGATGAAGGGGGCATTCCGGGCTCCCACTTCATCCTCGCGTTCATGCTCTGCGTCGTCGCCAGCGATGTCGGCGGCTACGTCGCCGGCGTGATGTTCGGCTCGCACCCCATGGCGCCCGCGGTGAGCCCGAACAAGAGCTGGGAAGGCTTCGCTGGGTCGATTGTCTTCGGCGTGATCACCGGTATGCTGGTGGTGCACTTCCTCATCCAGGGACCGTGGTGGATGGGCATTGTGATGGGCATTGCCCTCGTTGTCTGCGCCACTATGGGTGATCTTGTGGAGAGCCAGTTCAAGCGCGAGCTTGGCATCAAGGACATGTCCAACCTGCTGCCGGGGCACGGCGGGTTGATGGACCGCCTGGACGGCATGCTGCCGGCAGCAGCCGCCACCTACGCGTTGCTGAACGCCGCTGTGCTGATGAACCCGTTCTAG
- the frr gene encoding ribosome recycling factor — protein sequence MIDDVLLDAEERMTASVDHTRDELVTIRTGRANPAMFNGVMANFYGAPTPINQMATISVPEPRMLLIKPFDQSTMREIEDAIRNSDLGVNPTDDGQVIRVTIPQLTEERRRDLVKQAKQKGEDGKIAIRNVRRQGMEALKKIQKDGDAGEDEVQTAEKALDKTTQGYVAQIDELVQKKEAELMEV from the coding sequence ATGATTGATGACGTACTGCTTGATGCCGAGGAGCGCATGACCGCCTCCGTGGACCACACTCGCGATGAGCTGGTGACCATCCGCACCGGCCGCGCAAACCCCGCCATGTTCAACGGTGTGATGGCGAACTTCTACGGTGCCCCGACTCCGATCAACCAGATGGCCACCATCTCTGTGCCGGAGCCGCGCATGCTGCTGATCAAGCCGTTCGACCAGTCCACGATGCGCGAGATCGAGGACGCGATCCGCAACTCGGACTTGGGTGTGAACCCGACGGATGACGGCCAGGTGATCCGCGTGACCATCCCCCAGCTGACTGAGGAGCGCCGCCGTGACCTGGTGAAGCAGGCGAAGCAGAAGGGCGAGGACGGCAAGATCGCCATCCGCAACGTGCGTCGCCAGGGCATGGAAGCACTGAAGAAGATCCAGAAAGACGGCGACGCTGGTGAGGACGAGGTCCAGACCGCAGAGAAGGCGCTGGACAAGACCACCCAGGGCTACGTCGCCCAGATTGATGAGCTGGTGCAGAAGAAGGAAGCTGAATTGATGGAGGTGTAA
- a CDS encoding amidase yields MLHPAFSYVADVPRSEPRPSPGRLAGWSIPVKDSTDVAGMPTTDGNPARARIAERDDPVVRMLLEAGAAIPSKTLTSELGATCYAERPGVPVLESPAFPGCTPAGSSSGAGVAVGLGLARVAHGTDAGGSIRVPAAACNVVGFKAASTMIAAHGFLSRTVADQFTVLGWQRPAPRRLRIGVLTQGLFVPSEVASRRGAAVERVSAQLGRTHDIVELAPYPEARETFAHFTSLITRAFADVDPLDNTYIAWCKEQGQAVPDAQLAQALEHRRALPAILAERWGVDAVLCPTLAFDPPKLGFFSSLTPEESFYQQTVWSPWCSLFNMTGAPAVALAGVHLGAVTIGGAELLALAEDAEAEGMGA; encoded by the coding sequence ATGCTTCACCCGGCTTTCAGCTACGTCGCCGATGTACCTCGGTCCGAACCGCGCCCATCCCCCGGGCGCTTGGCCGGCTGGTCCATCCCGGTGAAGGACTCCACAGATGTCGCAGGCATGCCAACCACCGACGGGAATCCGGCGCGTGCCCGCATCGCCGAGCGAGACGACCCTGTGGTGCGCATGCTGCTGGAAGCGGGCGCCGCCATCCCGTCGAAGACGCTCACCTCCGAGCTGGGTGCCACCTGTTACGCGGAGCGTCCCGGCGTGCCGGTGCTGGAGTCCCCGGCATTCCCGGGCTGCACGCCGGCCGGTTCCTCTTCCGGCGCCGGCGTAGCTGTGGGCCTCGGGCTGGCACGCGTTGCTCATGGCACGGATGCTGGCGGCTCAATCCGGGTGCCTGCCGCCGCGTGCAACGTGGTGGGTTTCAAGGCGGCGAGCACCATGATTGCTGCACACGGTTTTCTCAGCCGTACGGTGGCTGATCAATTCACTGTGCTCGGATGGCAACGCCCTGCCCCGCGCCGGCTGCGAATTGGCGTGCTCACGCAGGGATTGTTCGTCCCGTCGGAAGTTGCTTCTCGGCGCGGAGCCGCCGTGGAGCGTGTATCCGCGCAGCTGGGTCGCACCCACGACATTGTGGAGCTTGCCCCTTACCCCGAAGCGAGAGAGACCTTTGCCCATTTCACCTCGCTTATTACCCGCGCCTTCGCCGACGTAGATCCACTGGATAACACCTACATCGCATGGTGCAAGGAGCAGGGGCAGGCCGTGCCGGATGCGCAGCTTGCCCAAGCGTTAGAGCACCGCCGCGCGCTGCCCGCCATATTGGCCGAGCGCTGGGGTGTGGACGCGGTCCTCTGCCCCACCCTGGCGTTCGACCCGCCGAAGCTCGGCTTCTTTTCCTCCCTCACCCCGGAGGAAAGCTTTTACCAGCAAACGGTCTGGTCACCCTGGTGCTCCCTGTTCAATATGACCGGTGCACCGGCGGTGGCGCTGGCCGGTGTCCACCTCGGGGCGGTGACCATCGGCGGCGCTGAGCTGCTCGCGCTCGCGGAGGACGCCGAGGCGGAGGGGATGGGGGCTTAA
- the pyrH gene encoding UMP kinase has product MLKLGGEMFGGGKVGVDPDVVESVASQIAEVAEGGTEIAVVIGGGNFFRGAELQQRGMDRARSDYMGMLGTVMNCLALQDFLGQKGVDCRVQTAIHMAQVAEPYLPLRAERHLEKGRVVIFGAGMGMPYFSTDTTAAQRALEIGCDVLLMAKAVDGVYDSDPRTNPDAKLFTEITPREVIEKGLKVADATAFSLCMDNNMPILVFNLLKEGNIARAIAGERVGTLVA; this is encoded by the coding sequence ATGTTGAAGCTGGGCGGTGAGATGTTCGGCGGAGGCAAGGTGGGCGTTGACCCCGATGTGGTGGAAAGCGTGGCCAGCCAGATCGCGGAGGTGGCGGAAGGCGGCACCGAAATCGCCGTGGTGATCGGCGGCGGCAACTTCTTCCGCGGCGCGGAACTGCAGCAGCGCGGCATGGACCGCGCCCGCTCCGACTACATGGGCATGCTGGGCACCGTGATGAACTGCCTGGCGCTGCAGGACTTCCTGGGGCAGAAGGGCGTGGACTGCCGTGTGCAGACCGCCATCCACATGGCCCAGGTTGCAGAGCCGTACCTGCCGCTGCGCGCAGAGCGCCACCTGGAGAAGGGCCGCGTGGTCATCTTCGGTGCCGGCATGGGCATGCCGTACTTCTCCACCGACACCACCGCCGCCCAGCGCGCGCTGGAGATCGGCTGCGACGTGCTGCTGATGGCTAAGGCCGTGGACGGTGTGTACGACTCGGATCCGCGCACCAACCCGGATGCGAAGCTGTTCACCGAGATCACCCCGCGCGAGGTGATTGAGAAGGGCCTCAAGGTGGCCGATGCCACCGCCTTCTCCCTGTGCATGGACAACAACATGCCGATCCTGGTGTTCAACCTGCTCAAGGAGGGCAACATCGCCCGCGCCATCGCGGGCGAGCGGGTAGGCACCCTGGTGGCTTAA